A section of the Rubritalea squalenifaciens DSM 18772 genome encodes:
- a CDS encoding DUF58 domain-containing protein: MHSYDSISIQAQKNAQAHAGLLQLPLAERVWRGAAGEFQGAGVGASMDFQDHRVYMPGDDPRHINWQAYARTGHYTMKLYREEVRAVVDIIFDISKSTTFDETKSLRAFELLHLVHHCATKAGASTVTHLINGDQHVQISSQALLANHWKVAENITSTASPQYNAIPQFQKLPLRGNALRVVISDCLYPGDPLPILRSLSQRKSGLIILSPFLESEANPNWQGNYFFIDSETDKSQSHRIEQKTLQRYITNYQNHFNTWREAATRVQALFTKVSANSPLLESLQHEAIKLGAFSLS; the protein is encoded by the coding sequence ATGCATTCCTACGACTCCATATCCATTCAGGCGCAAAAGAACGCCCAGGCTCATGCAGGCTTGCTCCAGTTGCCTTTAGCCGAGCGAGTCTGGCGCGGTGCAGCCGGAGAATTCCAGGGAGCTGGCGTAGGCGCGTCCATGGACTTCCAGGATCATCGAGTTTATATGCCTGGAGATGACCCACGCCACATCAACTGGCAAGCCTACGCCAGAACGGGTCACTACACGATGAAGCTTTATCGCGAAGAAGTCCGTGCGGTCGTCGATATTATCTTCGATATCTCCAAGTCAACTACCTTTGATGAGACGAAGTCACTGCGTGCCTTCGAACTTCTTCACCTGGTACATCATTGTGCCACCAAAGCTGGCGCATCCACTGTCACGCATCTTATCAACGGAGATCAGCATGTACAGATTAGCAGCCAAGCACTCTTGGCCAATCATTGGAAAGTAGCAGAGAACATCACCTCAACAGCTTCCCCACAATACAATGCCATCCCCCAGTTTCAGAAGCTACCGCTACGAGGCAATGCTCTCAGGGTCGTCATCTCTGACTGCCTCTATCCTGGCGACCCATTGCCGATCCTGCGCTCACTGAGTCAGCGAAAGAGCGGTCTCATCATCCTCTCCCCATTTCTGGAATCCGAAGCTAATCCCAACTGGCAAGGCAACTACTTCTTCATCGATTCTGAAACAGACAAAAGCCAGTCCCATAGAATTGAGCAGAAAACCTTACAGCGCTACATCACAAACTACCAAAACCATTTCAATACCTGGAGAGAGGCCGCCACCCGTGTTCAGGCTCTGTTCACCAAAGTAAGCGCTAACAGCCCCCTGCTGGAATCCTTGCAGCATGAAGCCATCAAGTTAGGAGCCTTCTCCTTATCCTGA
- a CDS encoding ABC transporter ATP-binding protein, producing the protein MSAPAIAAHNLVRKFGKLTAVDGLSFEVPHGSVCGFVGANGAGKTTTMRMISTLDYPTSGSAEICGINVVDYPAKVRQLLGWMPDHFGNYQNMTVLEYLDFYARALGYQGKERLMRVQEVMEFADLIPLADRLSNKLSKGMTQRLCLGRSMIHDPQVLIMDEPAAGLDPKARVELKHLIRILAEEGKTIFISSHILSELGEMCDSLLFINSGKIVHHGDAESLKTGSDQSNGVLYDVQLASNPERLSDWAVTSPYVEIDETRKRGARIRIMDSNPDHAAEILARMIKDGLPVIEFHREQRNLEDAFIDIVSQLDRENAAQLTTAAND; encoded by the coding sequence ATGAGTGCTCCAGCAATCGCGGCCCACAATCTCGTTCGTAAGTTCGGCAAGCTCACCGCAGTGGATGGTTTGAGTTTTGAAGTCCCCCATGGCTCCGTCTGCGGATTCGTAGGCGCCAATGGTGCGGGAAAGACTACCACCATGCGGATGATATCCACCCTGGATTATCCCACCAGTGGTTCTGCTGAAATCTGTGGAATCAATGTGGTCGACTATCCTGCTAAAGTCAGACAACTCTTGGGCTGGATGCCTGACCATTTTGGCAATTACCAGAACATGACTGTCCTGGAATATCTGGATTTCTATGCCAGAGCATTAGGCTATCAGGGTAAAGAACGACTGATGCGGGTGCAAGAGGTCATGGAATTTGCCGATCTCATCCCCTTGGCGGATAGATTATCTAACAAGCTCTCAAAAGGCATGACCCAGAGGCTTTGTCTGGGTCGCTCCATGATCCACGATCCTCAGGTATTAATCATGGATGAACCGGCAGCCGGTCTTGACCCAAAAGCTCGAGTCGAGCTGAAACACTTGATCCGGATTCTCGCGGAGGAAGGCAAAACTATCTTCATCTCCTCCCATATCCTGTCAGAGCTGGGAGAAATGTGCGACTCCCTGCTCTTCATCAACAGTGGAAAAATCGTGCACCACGGTGATGCGGAAAGCCTTAAAACTGGTTCAGACCAAAGCAATGGCGTGCTGTACGATGTGCAGCTAGCAAGTAACCCTGAGCGACTCTCTGATTGGGCGGTCACTTCTCCATACGTCGAGATTGATGAGACGCGCAAACGTGGGGCACGGATACGCATCATGGACTCCAACCCTGACCACGCAGCTGAAATTCTGGCCAGAATGATCAAGGATGGTCTTCCCGTTATCGAGTTCCACCGAGAACAACGCAATCTGGAAGACGCCTTTATCGATATCGTCAGTCAGCTTGATCGAGAAAATGCAGCTCAACTAACAACAGCCGCCAACGACTAA
- a CDS encoding AAA family ATPase, which yields MEFAKEPEVEQAAQQIQSLSDTLNQVLFGQEALVDLVITGLLARGHILLEGLPGLGKTELVKGLSHALGLDTKRIQFTPDLLPGDITGNPVLQEIDNKRSFVFQPGPLFTNIVLADEINRASPKTQSALLEAMQEHRVTVLGETHPLPLPFFVLATQNPIELEGTYPLPEAQLDRFLFKLDVKRNSVDTLEKIVNQRELGTEPETRQVVDQATLQSVLDTVRAIYLPDVVANYIARLVDATHHGQSKAASSIKFGASPRAALSMASAAKARALINSRTNASFEDVKFVAKAVLRHRILLEYNAKIEGETPDSVIEKILNEVPFQNTKTPKHLTNAN from the coding sequence ATGGAATTTGCAAAAGAACCCGAAGTCGAACAGGCTGCCCAACAAATTCAATCCTTATCAGACACCCTCAATCAGGTCCTATTCGGGCAGGAGGCTTTGGTAGATCTCGTTATCACAGGACTCCTAGCACGTGGCCACATTCTCTTGGAAGGTCTTCCTGGACTAGGTAAAACCGAACTGGTCAAAGGGCTCTCACATGCTCTGGGTTTAGACACCAAACGCATCCAGTTCACTCCAGACCTTCTACCTGGAGACATCACAGGTAACCCAGTGCTGCAGGAGATCGACAATAAGCGTAGCTTTGTGTTCCAGCCTGGCCCCCTTTTCACGAATATTGTTCTGGCTGATGAAATCAACCGGGCCTCGCCCAAAACGCAATCGGCTTTGCTTGAGGCTATGCAGGAACACCGCGTCACCGTACTTGGTGAAACACACCCTCTTCCACTCCCCTTCTTTGTACTGGCCACTCAAAACCCAATCGAACTGGAAGGCACCTACCCTCTTCCCGAAGCACAGTTAGATCGTTTCCTTTTCAAGTTAGATGTCAAAAGGAACAGTGTGGATACTCTTGAGAAAATTGTAAACCAACGTGAACTGGGCACCGAGCCGGAGACCAGGCAAGTGGTCGATCAAGCAACTCTGCAGAGCGTACTTGATACCGTCCGCGCTATCTACCTGCCCGATGTCGTGGCTAACTACATTGCACGTTTAGTGGATGCGACTCATCACGGCCAGAGCAAAGCCGCCAGCTCAATCAAGTTTGGAGCCAGCCCTCGTGCAGCCCTCTCCATGGCCTCTGCCGCCAAAGCCCGAGCACTGATCAACTCCCGCACCAACGCGAGCTTCGAAGACGTCAAATTCGTCGCCAAAGCGGTACTTCGACACAGAATTTTACTCGAGTACAACGCGAAGATCGAAGGCGAGACTCCTGATAGTGTGATTGAAAAAATACTCAACGAAGTTCCCTTTCAAAACACCAAGACTCCTAAGCACCTCACAAACGCAAATTAA
- a CDS encoding carbonic anhydrase — protein sequence MDSIKRLLENNKLWAADITAKDHGYFERLAEGQTPEYLWIGCADSRVPANQLLGLDPGEVFVHRNVANLVVHSDFNSLAVIHYAVEYLKVKHIIVCGHYGCGGVMASMDGHRYGLVDSWIRHIDDVSFRHREELERLEGENKVNRLCELNAIEQARHVAVSPPVIDAWQRGQGLHIHSFIYDLRDGLLRPLEVIKGPQGF from the coding sequence GTGGATAGCATCAAGAGACTACTAGAGAACAATAAGTTGTGGGCAGCCGATATCACTGCCAAGGATCACGGGTATTTTGAGCGCTTGGCTGAAGGCCAAACTCCAGAGTATCTGTGGATTGGCTGTGCGGATAGTCGCGTGCCGGCCAACCAACTTCTTGGTCTCGATCCAGGTGAGGTCTTCGTTCACCGCAACGTAGCCAATCTGGTCGTACATTCCGATTTTAACAGTCTTGCTGTTATCCATTACGCTGTGGAGTATCTGAAAGTGAAGCACATCATCGTGTGTGGGCATTATGGGTGTGGAGGAGTCATGGCCTCCATGGATGGTCATCGCTACGGACTTGTCGATAGTTGGATCCGCCACATCGATGACGTGTCATTCCGCCATCGCGAGGAGCTTGAGAGATTGGAAGGAGAGAATAAGGTAAACAGGCTCTGTGAGCTGAATGCTATTGAGCAGGCACGCCATGTAGCTGTTTCTCCTCCAGTGATTGATGCTTGGCAGCGTGGCCAAGGACTCCATATCCACAGTTTTATCTATGACCTCCGCGATGGTCTTCTTAGACCTCTTGAAGTCATTAAAGGCCCTCAGGGATTTTAA